AAGACCGGCGCAGCAGGGTCACTTTGTGCGAGTACTGCTTCCGGTCGCATTGCTTCCGCGCGCGCGGCGTCGAGTTAGGCGATTGCTGTGGAGAGATATAGTTAAAGGAGTACGAATCAATGAGACGTACATGTTCGATCGCTCATCGGGCCACGAGGCGAACGATACGCTCGGATCAGTCGAGAAGGCCTTTATTGTTCTCGAAGAGCTCAGACAAATGCGGAAAGCCGGCGTCTCAGAACTGGCGGAGCAACTGGACTTCCCTAAAAGCACTGTTCATATCTATCTCCAGACGTTACGGGAACAGGGCTTTGTGGTACAGGATGGCGACGAATACGCGCTGAGTTACCGGTTTCTGGAATACGGTGGCGATTACAGAAACCAGTCGCGATTATACCGGGTTGCGAAAACGGAGGTTGACAAGCTCGCGTCCGAAACGGATGAGGTCGCAAATCTCGGTATCGAAGAAAACGGACTTCGGGTTCTCCTCTACAAATCGGAAGGGCCGGACGCCGTCCACGACAACGCCCCGATCGGAGAGTACGCGCATATGCACTGGACGGCGCTTGGGAAGGCGATGTTAGCGCACTACCCGATGAGTCGCGTCGAGTCAATCATCAACACTCATGGGTTGCCTCGGGCGAACGAGCACACGATAACGGATGATGACAACCTTTTCACAGAACTTGAGTATATCCGCGAGCGTGGGTATTCCGTTGAGGACCAAGATAGAAGAGAAGGTGTTCTCACTATCGGCGCACCGATCGTGGACCGAAGTACGAACGAGGTCATTAGCGCCGTATCGGTTTCCGGCCCGAAGAACCACCTAGACGAGCAAGAACGATTCGAAGAACTCGTTGCTGCGGTCAAGAAGACGGCAAACGTTATTGAACTTCGCTACTCTCACTACTGAGATCAAACTCTCTGCCATTCGGATGATCGAACCAATGCGGTCCATTCAACGTCATTGAACGAGTCCTTTGCTTCTCATCGACCAGTTGCCGCATCGAACAGATACGGCGCGAATATTTTACAACCATATGGATGTATTCCCTGCCTGTAATAATGGTATGGTTTTTCATATAGTAATATATTGAATGCTAATTTGTTTTAATTACTCCTCTGAGGA
This is a stretch of genomic DNA from Natrinema salifodinae. It encodes these proteins:
- a CDS encoding IclR family transcriptional regulator — protein: MFDRSSGHEANDTLGSVEKAFIVLEELRQMRKAGVSELAEQLDFPKSTVHIYLQTLREQGFVVQDGDEYALSYRFLEYGGDYRNQSRLYRVAKTEVDKLASETDEVANLGIEENGLRVLLYKSEGPDAVHDNAPIGEYAHMHWTALGKAMLAHYPMSRVESIINTHGLPRANEHTITDDDNLFTELEYIRERGYSVEDQDRREGVLTIGAPIVDRSTNEVISAVSVSGPKNHLDEQERFEELVAAVKKTANVIELRYSHY